From the genome of Candidatus Cloacimonadota bacterium:
TCATTGGTGGCGGTCCAGCCGGACTTTCGGCTGCGATCCAACTTGGAAATCATGGAATTCAAACTCTTGTAGTTGATGATAAAAGCGAACTTGGCGGAAAATTAGTTCTGCAAACTCATAAGTTTTTTGGTTCTGTTGAAGATTCTTATGCCGGAACTCGTGGTAATGACATTGGAAAGATGCTTACCAAAACAGTTATGGAAAATAAAAAGATCGAAACCTGGACAAACAGCATTGCACTTTATGTTTTCAAAGATAAAAAAGTTGGAATTCTTAAAGATGGAGTTTACAAACTTGTTTCTCCTGAAATCATTTTGAATACTGCCGGAGCAAGGGAAAAATTTCTTCGTTTCAAAGGAAATTCTCTGGCAGGAATTTACGGAGCCGGAGCTTTTCAAACACTTGTAAATAGAGATTTAGTCAGACCGACAAATCGTTTGTTCATTATCGGTGGTGGAAATGTCGGACTGATTGCCGGTTATCATGCTTTACAAGCTGGAATCGATGTTGTCGGGCTGGCAGAAGCACTTCCGAGATGCGGTGGATACAAGGTTCATGCGGATAAATTAAAAAGACTTGGAGTTGAGATCTACACATCTCATACGATAACAGCAGCTTATGGAAAGGAATCTGTTTCCTCGATCACGATTTCGCAGATCGACAAGGATTTCAAAGCTATCGAAGGAACGGAGAAATCTTTCGAATGTGATACTGTGCTGATCGCGGTTGGTCTGGAATCTGTCAGCGAATTTACTGAAGAAGCAAAAACTGCCGGATTGAAAGTTTATTCAGCAGGAGATGCTCATGAAATTGCCGAAGCATCGTCAGCCATGTTCAACGGGAAAATAGCTGGTTTGAAAATTGCCGGAGAAATGCGGGAAAATATTGAGGAAATTCCGGATAGTTGGTTTGAGAAAGCAGAAATTCTAAAAAAAGAGCCTGGCAAAATTTCCGAAGTGAAAATCCCCGATTTGAATAAAGGTGTTTTTCCTATGATCTTTTGTGTTCAGGAAATTCCCTGTAATCCGTGTTCTACGATCTGTCCGACCAATTCCATTTTTATGAAAGGTGATCCGATCATGGATCTGCCCGTTTATGAAGGAAAATGTATCGGTTGCGGGAAATGCGTTGCCATTTGTCCGGGATTGGCGATAACTCTCGTTGATTTCAGGAAAAATCCGGAATCTCCTTTCGTAACTGTTCCTTACGAGGTTTCCAATTATCAAGTTAAGATTGGTGATCTTGTTGAATGTGTGGATATGGATGGGAATTACCTGGAAAAATGCGAAGTTGTCGATATCAAAGATAATAAACTTACAAATAAAGCCCAATTGATCAAACTGAAAGTTCCCAAAGAGATTGCAAAAAAGATCGTCTCATTCAAAATTCAACCTGACGAAATTTCTAAACCATTTGAGAGTATCTCTGAAAAAAAAGCAAATGAAGAAATGGTTTGCCTTTGCGAGAGAGTTACAGCTGAGGAAGTGCGAAATCTAATCCAAAAGGGAATTACAGATATGAACCAGATCAAAGCGATCACACGAGCTGGAATGGGACCTTGCGGAGCTAAATCGTGTAACAATCTGATCAATCAGATTTTCCGGGAGCAGGGAATTCCATTAGAAAAAATCGAGCAGAATACAAGAAGACCTCTTTTTGTGGAAGTTCCATTAGGAAAATTCGGAGGTTCTGATGAATAATTTTGATGTTATTGTAATCGGTGCTGGATCTGTTGGAGTTCCAACTGCTCTTGCTTTGGCGGAAAAGAAACTGAAAGTGTTGGTCATCGATCATCTTTCATCACCGGGTCAAGGGCAGAACAAAAAAGCGATTGGAGGTATTCGAGCAACTCACTCTGATTTCGGTAAGATCAGGATCAGCCAACAAAGTATCGAGATTTTCTCGAGTTGGAAAGAAAAGTATGGAATGGATATTGGCTGGATTTCCAATGGATACAGTTTTCCTGCTTATTCTGATCAAGATGAGAAAAAATTAAAAGATCTTCTGAAAATCCAGAAATCTTTTGGTTTAAACATTGATTGGATTTCAGCAGAGGAATATGCAAAATTAGTTCCTGGAATTAATGAAGAAAATCTGAAAGGTTCGACATATTCTCCCGATGACGGCAGTGCTTCTCCTCTTCTGACGATCAATGCCTTTTATCTAAAAAGTTTGGAATTGGGAGCAGAATACAAATTCCGAGAAAAAGTGATAGATTTGAAAAAAGTATCAAATAGTTTTAATGTTAAAACAGATAAAGGAAATTATGCCTGTAAATTTATCATTAATGCTGCTGGAAACGAAGCAGCAGAAATCGGAAAAATGCTGAATATTGAATTACCTGTAGTTCCTGATAGTCATGAAGGTGCGATCACAGAGCCTGTCGAAAGATTTTTTGGTCCGATGATCGTTGATATGCGTCCTTCAAAGGATTCTGCGAATTACTATTTTTATCAGAATAACGAAGGTCAGATAATTTTCTGCATTACACCCACTCCTCCTTTTTATGGAACTGACAGTGATTCAACTTCCTGGTTTCTTCCCAAAGTTGCCAAACGAATGGTCGCTCTATTTCCTAAACTGGCAAATCTGAAAGTCCGTAGAACCTGGCGCGGTCAATATCCGATGAGTCCGGACGGATTTCCTATTGTTTCCAATACAAAAGAAATCCACGGATTTATCCAGGCTGTTGGTATGTGCGGACAAGGTTTCATGCTCGGTCCGGGATTGGGAGAATTAATTGCCAGAATGATTACTGATGAATTATCAGAAGATGATCACAGAATCCTGAAAAGTTTTGAACTTTATCGTGATTTTTCCGGGATGGAACAGTTCAAATAAATCCATTCGACTCGTA
Proteins encoded in this window:
- a CDS encoding FAD-dependent oxidoreductase → MSNNRITEHPILPILDRPEITFYWNKTPMKAKKGEVISSALFANGIKIFGHHFKDGSAQGIFCANGQCAKCSVIANGIPVKSCMTTVKENMIIESVEGLPKLPDVQEKPDIHDIKQIETEVLIIGGGPAGLSAAIQLGNHGIQTLVVDDKSELGGKLVLQTHKFFGSVEDSYAGTRGNDIGKMLTKTVMENKKIETWTNSIALYVFKDKKVGILKDGVYKLVSPEIILNTAGAREKFLRFKGNSLAGIYGAGAFQTLVNRDLVRPTNRLFIIGGGNVGLIAGYHALQAGIDVVGLAEALPRCGGYKVHADKLKRLGVEIYTSHTITAAYGKESVSSITISQIDKDFKAIEGTEKSFECDTVLIAVGLESVSEFTEEAKTAGLKVYSAGDAHEIAEASSAMFNGKIAGLKIAGEMRENIEEIPDSWFEKAEILKKEPGKISEVKIPDLNKGVFPMIFCVQEIPCNPCSTICPTNSIFMKGDPIMDLPVYEGKCIGCGKCVAICPGLAITLVDFRKNPESPFVTVPYEVSNYQVKIGDLVECVDMDGNYLEKCEVVDIKDNKLTNKAQLIKLKVPKEIAKKIVSFKIQPDEISKPFESISEKKANEEMVCLCERVTAEEVRNLIQKGITDMNQIKAITRAGMGPCGAKSCNNLINQIFREQGIPLEKIEQNTRRPLFVEVPLGKFGGSDE
- a CDS encoding FAD-binding oxidoreductase; the encoded protein is MMNNFDVIVIGAGSVGVPTALALAEKKLKVLVIDHLSSPGQGQNKKAIGGIRATHSDFGKIRISQQSIEIFSSWKEKYGMDIGWISNGYSFPAYSDQDEKKLKDLLKIQKSFGLNIDWISAEEYAKLVPGINEENLKGSTYSPDDGSASPLLTINAFYLKSLELGAEYKFREKVIDLKKVSNSFNVKTDKGNYACKFIINAAGNEAAEIGKMLNIELPVVPDSHEGAITEPVERFFGPMIVDMRPSKDSANYYFYQNNEGQIIFCITPTPPFYGTDSDSTSWFLPKVAKRMVALFPKLANLKVRRTWRGQYPMSPDGFPIVSNTKEIHGFIQAVGMCGQGFMLGPGLGELIARMITDELSEDDHRILKSFELYRDFSGMEQFK